A region of Terriglobia bacterium DNA encodes the following proteins:
- a CDS encoding metal-dependent hydrolase, translated as MFNSTHTLAGFSIARTGFDGWVPYATVTAVIAANLPDIEILSGLRGTAAYLDNHRGITHTFVGVPVLALILAAVMYYFSGHFWKTFAVSFVAMCTHPVLDYLNTYGVRPFLPFDRTWYYGDLLFIFDPYVDSILLLGLVAGALFNRRRAMAWLSLVLVIGYIGARIELRSLAAGQMEGFIAKTPGIDQWVVFPTMLNPFAWEGIAGTKTEWLKVNVNSLGGVGDEVVRIPRGAANDIVKRASESESGAALLRFARFPTFQVDGLE; from the coding sequence ATGTTCAACAGCACCCACACCCTTGCCGGCTTTTCCATTGCCAGAACCGGTTTCGATGGCTGGGTGCCCTATGCAACCGTAACCGCCGTCATTGCAGCAAATTTGCCCGATATCGAAATCCTATCGGGCCTCCGGGGTACGGCGGCATACCTTGATAATCATCGGGGAATAACCCACACATTTGTCGGAGTTCCGGTGCTTGCCCTGATCCTCGCCGCGGTGATGTATTACTTTTCCGGACATTTCTGGAAAACATTTGCCGTTTCATTCGTGGCGATGTGCACTCACCCGGTGCTGGATTATCTGAACACCTACGGAGTGCGGCCGTTCCTGCCCTTTGACCGCACCTGGTATTACGGCGACCTTCTTTTCATCTTCGATCCGTACGTCGACTCCATCCTGTTGCTGGGTCTGGTTGCCGGCGCGCTGTTCAACCGGAGAAGAGCGATGGCCTGGCTGTCGTTGGTTCTTGTCATCGGGTATATCGGCGCACGCATCGAACTGCGCAGCCTCGCCGCCGGACAAATGGAAGGATTCATCGCGAAAACGCCCGGGATTGACCAATGGGTTGTGTTTCCGACGATGCTGAATCCGTTCGCCTGGGAAGGCATCGCCGGGACCAAGACCGAATGGCTGAAAGTGAACGTAAACTCTCTTGGCGGCGTCGGTGACGAGGTCGTGCGCATTCCTCGTGGCGCCGCTAATGACATCGTGAAACGCGCCTCGGAATCGGAAAGCGGGGCGGCACTTCTGCGATTTGCGCGGTTCCCTACGTTCCAGGTCGATGGGCTGGAGTT